In the Flavobacterium sp. J372 genome, one interval contains:
- a CDS encoding type I restriction endonuclease subunit R: MIREIHIENILLQKLQELKYTYRKNICDRNSLEKNFREKFETLNQVKLTDNEFERLKADIVNSDVFTASKLLRTRNYFQREDGTPLHYTLVNIKDWCKNEYEVINQLRINTENSNHRYDILILINGIPIVQIELKTLEISPRKAMQQIVDYKNDPGNGYTNSLLCFMQLFIVSNRSNTYYFANNRNQHFSFNSDEQFLPVYQFADEQNKKITHIDSFAEKFLPKCTLGELISKYMVLVESEQKMLVMRPYQIYAVKAIVDCIQQNRGNGYIWHTTGSGKTLTSFKASTLLKNNPDIEKCLFVVDRKDLDRQTREEFNKFQEGSVEENTNTEALVRRLLSVDYADKVIVTTIQKLGLALDQSNRKNFKERLQPLSKKRIVFIFDECHRSQFGDNHKAIKEFFPNAQLFGFTGTPIFPENSTYTVREGEQAFYKTTDDIFEKQLHAYTITHAIDDKNVLRFHIDYFKGQGSLQLKPGETIAQRAVVEAIIEKHNGATNNRRFNAVLATASINSAIEYYRLFKEVQKQKGSEDEDYEPLNVTCVFSPPAEGNKDIQQIQEDLEQEKEDNKENPEEKKAALKTIIDDYNRQYGTNKSINEFDSYYQDIQKTHKRS, translated from the coding sequence ATGATTAGAGAAATACATATTGAAAACATTCTTTTACAAAAGCTACAAGAACTTAAATATACTTATCGCAAAAATATATGTGACAGAAATTCTCTTGAAAAAAATTTCCGTGAAAAATTTGAAACTCTCAACCAAGTAAAGTTAACAGATAATGAATTTGAACGTCTAAAAGCAGATATTGTCAACTCTGATGTCTTTACAGCTTCAAAATTATTACGCACTAGGAATTATTTTCAACGTGAAGATGGAACGCCATTACATTATACATTGGTAAATATTAAGGACTGGTGTAAAAATGAGTATGAGGTTATTAACCAATTGAGAATAAACACAGAAAACAGCAATCATCGGTATGATATCCTTATACTCATCAATGGTATCCCAATTGTTCAGATTGAGCTGAAAACACTGGAGATTTCTCCGCGTAAAGCGATGCAGCAGATTGTGGATTATAAAAATGATCCAGGAAACGGATATACTAATTCTTTGTTGTGTTTTATGCAATTATTCATAGTAAGTAACAGAAGTAATACTTATTATTTTGCTAATAACAGAAATCAACACTTCAGTTTTAATTCTGATGAACAATTTTTGCCAGTTTATCAATTTGCGGACGAGCAGAATAAGAAAATTACTCATATAGATTCTTTTGCAGAAAAGTTTCTTCCTAAATGCACATTAGGAGAGTTAATAAGTAAATATATGGTATTGGTAGAAAGCGAGCAAAAAATGCTAGTAATGCGCCCCTATCAAATTTATGCAGTAAAAGCTATTGTAGATTGCATTCAGCAGAATCGTGGAAATGGATACATCTGGCACACAACAGGCAGTGGTAAAACATTAACATCTTTTAAAGCTTCTACATTATTAAAAAATAATCCCGATATTGAAAAATGTCTTTTTGTAGTAGATCGTAAAGATTTAGACAGACAAACTCGGGAAGAATTCAATAAGTTTCAGGAAGGGAGTGTTGAAGAAAACACTAATACAGAAGCCCTAGTAAGGCGGCTGCTTTCTGTTGATTATGCGGATAAGGTGATTGTCACGACTATTCAAAAATTAGGCTTGGCCCTTGATCAAAGTAATAGAAAAAACTTTAAAGAACGTCTACAGCCTTTGAGTAAAAAGCGGATAGTTTTCATTTTTGACGAGTGTCACCGTTCACAATTTGGAGATAATCATAAAGCTATAAAGGAATTCTTTCCCAATGCACAACTTTTTGGGTTTACGGGTACACCTATTTTTCCGGAAAATTCTACCTATACGGTCCGAGAAGGTGAACAGGCATTTTATAAAACGACTGATGATATTTTTGAGAAGCAACTGCACGCGTACACTATCACCCATGCAATAGATGATAAAAATGTGTTGCGTTTTCATATAGATTATTTCAAAGGGCAAGGAAGTTTACAACTTAAGCCAGGTGAAACAATTGCACAGCGAGCAGTGGTTGAGGCCATAATTGAAAAACATAATGGAGCTACGAACAACAGGCGTTTCAATGCTGTTCTTGCTACTGCCTCTATCAATAGTGCAATAGAATATTATCGTCTTTTTAAAGAAGTACAGAAACAAAAAGGGTCAGAAGACGAAGATTATGAACCTCTTAATGTAACCTGTGTGTTTTCTCCACCAGCAGAAGGTAATAAGGACATCCAGCAGATTCAGGAAGATTTAGAACAGGAGAAAGAAGATAATAAAGAAAATCCTGAAGAGAAGAAAGCGGCATTAAAAACTATTATCGATGATTATAACAGACAATATGGTACTAATAAAAGTATTAATGAGTTTGATTCATACTATCAGGACATTCAAAAAACGCATAAAAGATCATAA
- a CDS encoding helix-turn-helix domain-containing protein, producing the protein MNTTKPNHIGRKISRIRELRNMKQEALAQAMGTNQQTISILENSELIEDEKLAEVAKALGVTVEAIKNFSEEAVINYFNNIYDNDFSHSHGAFGHHCTFNPLDKLVEAYEENKKLYERLLEAERRNK; encoded by the coding sequence ATGAACACGACAAAACCAAACCATATAGGACGTAAGATCAGCCGGATCCGTGAACTTCGTAATATGAAACAGGAAGCGCTCGCCCAGGCAATGGGCACAAACCAGCAGACTATTTCAATTTTGGAAAACAGTGAGCTGATTGAAGATGAGAAACTGGCTGAAGTAGCTAAAGCACTTGGTGTGACTGTTGAAGCAATTAAGAATTTTTCTGAAGAGGCTGTGATAAATTATTTTAATAATATATACGATAATGACTTTAGCCATAGTCATGGTGCATTCGGTCACCATTGCACATTCAATCCATTAGATAAGCTAGTGGAGGCATATGAAGAAAATAAAAAGCTTTACGAGCGATTGCTCGAAGCCGAGAGAAGAAATAAATAA